GTTCAGCCCGCGCGAACTTTGCGCGCGCGTGCGGGCGATCCTTCGCCGAACCCGCGCGGAATCGGAGCCGGCAATGCCTTCCGCATTTTCGATCGATACCGAGCGGCTGCTCATCCGCTACCACGCCACCGCGCTCGAACTTTCGCGCTACGAATACCGGCTGCTCGCCGCGTTGCTCGGCCGCCCGGGACGCGTCTTCACAAGGGCGCAGCTGATGGATGCCGCCTGGGAGGAACCCGAGGCCTCGATGGAGCGCACCGTCGATACGCACATCAAATCCGTCCGGGCGAAGCTGCGCGCCGTGCGCCCGGCGGAGGATCCGATTCGCACGCACCGCGGTTTCGGCTACTCGCTCGAACTCCCCGCCTCGTGAGTCTTACCGCGCGCATCCTCCTCGGGTTTCTCGTCCTCGCGCTGGCCGGCTTCTACTTTCTCGTCCAGCCCGTGCTCGATCGCGTCGAGCGCCAGTATCTGGAAGCCGCCG
Above is a genomic segment from Chthoniobacterales bacterium containing:
- the creB gene encoding two-component system response regulator CreB, whose amino-acid sequence is MANVSFPARPRILLVEDEPSIRDAIQYALETDGGEVTCAGTGRDALARLLAGAFDLVVLDVGLPDLNGFDVCRRLRETHSVPVLFLTARSDEIDRVVGLEIGGDDYVTKPFSPRELCARVRAILRRTRAESEPAMPSAFSIDTERLLIRYHATALELSRYEYRLLAALLGRPGRVFTRAQLMDAAWEEPEASMERTVDTHIKSVRAKLRAVRPAEDPIRTHRGFGYSLELPAS